The genomic segment GCTAGCGCAGCGTCACGCGCAGGCGCAGCTCGACGTCGCCGCCGGACCGGGCGGAGACGGTGAGGCCGAGGGCGTCGAGCGGCTCGGCGTCGGGCTCGTCGAGGCCGGTCAGCTCGAGGGCGTCCTGGATCGAGACCCACAGGACGAAGGCGGCGTCCTGCGCGTCGGGGGCCGCGGCGGTGAACTCAGCGCGGTCGCGCAGGCCCTTGCCGTTGAGGGCGTCGAGGCCACCGGGTGTGCCGATCGCGATGCCGTCGTCGAGGCTCTGGACGACGTCGTCGACGTCCTGCCCGGTGCCGGTCGCGTCGAGCACGCGGGCGATGACCTCGCGGGCGCCCTTCGCGTCGTCGGTGCGGGTACGGGCCAGCACCTCGGGGGCCTTCTGGTCGCCCCACACCGCGATGCCCGCCTCGTCGCCGAGCACCGTCGTGATGTCGTCGGGCAGCGTCAGCCCGAGCTCGGCGGCCTGCGCCTCGAGGTCGGGCACGACGGTCTCGGCACCGGTCACGAAGGCGTCGTAGGCCTGCTCGACGGACTGGTCGAGGCCGGCGGCGGCCAACGCCGCGATCGCCTGCGCGGGCAGCTGCCCGGCCAGCCCGGTGCCGGGGGAGCCGTCGCCGTCGTCGTCGGGCAGATTGCTCTTCACCCCGAGGGTGCGGCCGACGACCTCGATAGCGTCGTCGAGCGCGTGCACGCCGACCACGACCTGACCGGTCGGGTCGAGACCGTCCTCTGCCTGCTCGCGCAGGTCGGCGGGCAGGGCGTCCCAGACCCGGCCGAGGTCGGCCCAGGCCAGGGCGACCTGGTCGCCGTCGAGCGCGTCGACGGCCTCGGTGAAGCCCTCGTCGTCGGCGAGGTGGTCCTCTGCCCCGGCCGCCGCGTCGACGACCGCCTGGTCCTCGCCCAGCAGCGCGTAGTCGTCGAGCACGGTGAACGCGAGGTCCTCCTCCTCGGCGGCCTTCGCCAGGGCGGTGCGCGCCTTGCCGGCATCGGTGTGGGCCACGGCGACGACGACGTCGGGCTCGTCGCCGTCGGCGGCGAGGAAGGCCACGCCGACCCGGTCGCCGATCCACGGCGCGACATCGGTGTCGTAGTCGAGCTCGGTGCCGCTGTCGTCGAAGGCGAGCCGCAGCAGGTCCTCGCGCAGGGTGTCGGCGGAGCGCAGCTCCTTCGCCGCCAACGGGAAGCGCGTGGTGAGCCCGTAGACCCGCTCCTTCTGCGTCGCCGACGGGTCGAGGTCGAGCTTGACGAAGCCGATCGCCCCGGCGGGCAGGACGTCCTCGGGCTGCGGGCCGCCGCCGGACAGCGACGCCGCGGCGAACGCGCCGGTCCCCATCACCAGCGCGGCCGACACACCGATGGCGGCGATCGTCGCGGTGCCAGCCCGTCGGCGCGGCGCGTGGGCGGGCAGGACGTCGCCGAGCAGGTCCGGTGCGGTCACCCGGCCCATGGTGCCAGTCGGCGGCCGGTCGCGGGGGTGGTCTGTGGACTCAGTCGCTGACGAGGCAGAACGGGTTGCCCTCCGGGTCGGCGAGGACCCGCCACTGCTGCCCGCCCTGCTCGACGGTCCCGGTGAGCGTCGCCCCGAGACCCACCGCCCGCTCGACGGCCGCGTCGAGCAGCTCGGGCCCGGTGACGTGCAGGTCGAGGTGCAGCGCCGGCGTGCCCGGGGTCCTGGTCGCCACCTGCTGGAACACCAGCCGTGGCAGGCCGGGTGCGGCCGGGTGCAGTCCGACGTACTGCTCCCACCGGCCCCGCACCTCGACCCCGAGCAGGTCGGCCCAGAAGGCAGCGAGCCGGTCGGCGTCGAGGGCGTCGACGGTGACGGCGTCCCAGCGCAGCTCCATGCGCGCGATCCTGCCCGAGGTTGTCCACAGATCTCGGTACGACGCCCCGCGGGCGCGCTCGCGGGTCCACCCTCCTGCGGCATGACGCGCTCCGACAGCCCACCCGTCCTGCGGCTCACCGACCCCGGCTCGATCGCCGCGGCGGTCCCGGTCATCGCCGGCTACCGCCCGACCCAGTCCCTGGTGGTGATGTCCCTGCGACCACCCCGCAAGAGGCTCGGGCTCACCATGCGTGCCGACCTCGAGGCGTGCGTGGAGGACGACGGCTTCGTCGACTACGCCGTGGACGCGATCCTGCGCGATGGCGCGATGGCCGCCGTGCTGGTCGTCTTCAGCGAGGACGGCGCGGTCGACGAGGAGCTGCCGTGGCGCGACCTCGTCACCGCCACGGCAGACGCCCTCGCGGCGGGTGGCGTCGACGTCATGGAGCAGCTGTGCGTGCGCCGGGACCGGTGGTTCTCCTACTCCTGCCTGCGCTCCTGCTGCCCCCTCGAGGGCACGCCCCTGCCGCAGGGGACCTCGCCCCTGGAGGCCCAGGCGGTGCTGGAGGGCAAGGTCGTGCTGCCCGACCGGGAGGCGCTGGCCGCAACGCTCGTCGGGGCACCGCCCGGCTCGCTGGTCGCGCGGCTGCGGGCCGAGCGGCTGACCGCGCTGACCGAGGAGCTCATCGAGGAGCCCCCCGCGGCCTGGGAGCAGCGCTGCGTGCAGGTGGTCGCGAGCTTCCGCACGATGCTGGCCGGACTGGCCCCGGGGGCGCACCCGCAGGTGGTCCCCGAGGACGACGTGGTCCTCCCGGTGCTGGCGGCCCTCGTCGACCGGGACCTGCGCGATGCGGTCCTGGCGACGATCACCGACGAGGAGCTGCCCGTCGCGATCGAGCTGCTGGCTGCTCTGGTGCGCAGCTCGGTGCCGCCCTGGACGGTCGCGCCCGCGACCATGCTGGCGTGGTGCGCGTGGCGGCGCGGCGGCGGGGCGCTGGCCAACCTCGCCGCCGAGCTGGCGCTGCGGATCGACCCCACCTGCCGACTGGCGGCGCAGGTGTCGCTCGCGATGCGCTACGCGGTCCGGCCCGGGCCGCAGCTCGGCGTGGGCGCGACCGGTCCCACCGGTGGCCTGGCCCGTCGGCGCGACCGACGCGACGCGCAGCGACGGGCCGACAGGGGGCAGCGTCGGGCCGGGTGACGCCCGGTCAGGCGAGCGCGCTGCCGGACTTCCACTCGGCGTAGCTCATGTTCCACTCCGCGGTGCCGGCGTCCCACAGCCGCGGCTTCGCCACGGCGTTGACGACCGTGACCAGGTCGCCGCGCCGGGAGAGGTCGTGGAACCACTTCGCGTCGGCCGGGGAGAGGTTGATGCAGCCGTGGCTGACGTTGGCGACGCCCTGGGACTTCACCGACCAGGGCGCGCCGTGGGTGAAGGTCCCGCTGTTGGTGATGCGCACGGCGTGCTTCACGGCGGTGCGGTAGTAGTCGGCGGAGTCGCGCGGGGTGCCGAGGGTCGCGGCGTCCATGACCTTGTCGACGAACTTCTCGAGCACGATGTGGGTGCCACCGCGGGTGTCGTAGCCGGGCTTGCCCATCGAGGCCTTGAGGACCCGCAGGACCGTGCCGTCGCGGGTGACCGTCATCGTCTTGGCCGCGACGTCGACGGTCGAGACGGTGGCCGCCCCGACCGTGAACTGCGTGCGGCGGTAGCCCGAGCCCCAGGTCCCGCCGGGCAGCTGCAGCCGGCGCATGTCGGCGGCCGCGGTGATGACGGTGCCGGGCTCCCAGTAGGACGCGCCGCGGTAGTGCACCTCGGTGTCGCTCATCCAGCGCCACGAGCCCTCGACGGGGGGCTCGGTCTTCAGCCCGAGGCGCTGCTCCACGAGGGCGCGCGCGGCCGTGTCCTCGACCGGCAGGTCGAGCCGCACGATCACCGGCATGCCGATGCCGACGACGGCGCCGTCGCCCGGGCTGACCCGGGCGTGCAGGACCTTCGCGGCGGGGGTGGTCCGCACCTTGAGGGTCGAGCTGTGGGGGCGCCCGGCGCTGTCGCGGGCGACCGCAGTCACGGAGTAGGCGGAACCCGGCAGCAGGGTGCTGGCCGACGTCCAGGTGCCGTCGGGGGTCAGCGCGCCCTCGACGGGGGTGCCGTCGGGCTCGGCAGCGGTGACGGCGACCAGGGTCCCGGACGCCGCGACGACCGACAGCGGGGCCGACCACTGGACCCTGCCGTCCGGGCGGGCACCGTTGGCGGTGAGGACCGGGACGGTCGCGGGGGCCCCGGCCACGGCCGGGACCGCGTCCGCGGAGGTGCCGCGGGTGAGCGTCGCGAAGGTCGAGCCTCCCGCCACCACGGCCACGCCCAGCAGCAGGGCGAGCGCCCGGCGGGGCACGCGGCGCGGGACGGTCGAGGGCAGGACGGTGCGCGTGACGGGGTCCGGCGTCACAGGGGAAGTGCTCACGGTGCTGGTCTCCTCGGCCGGTGCGTGTGGTCACCGGGGTCCCGGCATCCTCCCTGACGCGCGGCGGTCCTGTCAGGTTGTCCCGGGTGACGGAACCCTCACCTCACGGGTCCTCGACCACGCCGCCCTTCGCGGGCCGACGCCGCACCGCGACGACCATGCCCACGATGACGGCCTCCACGACCAGCAGGGCGACCGCGAGCACCTTGATGCCGACCGACCACAGGAAGGCCGAGCTGGCGAGCACCGGCAGGACGTAGACCAGCAGGATCGCGACGGCCTCCCCGCGACGGGTGCCGCTCACGGCCGCAGGTGCCGCTTGAGCCAGTCCAGGCAGCGGGCCCACCCGTCCGCGGCTGCTGCGGCGTCGTAGGCCGTCGGTCGGGCGTCGCAGTGGAAGCCGTGGTCGGCGTCGTAACGCACCACCTCGGTGGGCAGCGGCGAGGGGGCCGCCGCGGCTCGCAGCGCCTCGACCTGCTCGACGGGGATGCCGGCGTCGCGGTCACCGTAGAGACCGAGCCACGGCGTCTGCAGTCCCGGGGCCAGCTCCACCAGGGACGGGTAGCCGAAGCGGCCCTCGGCGACGCCTCCGCCGTAGAACGTCACGGCCGCGCCGAGTGGCAGCCGGGCCGCCTCCGCGAGCGCGACCGTCCCTCCCATGCAGAAGCCGACGACGCCGACGGCGGCGGGTCCGACGCCCTGCCCAGCGAGGTGGGCGAGGCAGGCGTCGAGGTCCGCGGCGATGCCCTCGGCGGTCAGGGCCGAGAAGTGCGGCCAGATCGCGGGCAGGTCGTCGTAGCCGAGCACGGGGTCGCCGGTGCGGTGGAACAGGTGCGGTGCGAGCGCGAGATGGCCCGCCGCGGCGAGCCGACCGGCGACGTCGGCGATGTGGTCGGTGACCCCGAAGGCCTCCTGCACGACGATCACGGCGGTGCGCGGCGGGCCCTCCAGGGCGCGCACGGTGACGGGCAGGGTGCCGCCGGGGACGGTGAGCTCGAGCTGCACGGGAGCCCTCTCGGATCAGGTCGGGGGTGTTGTCCACCTAGGATGCCCGCCATGAGCGAGTGGGGTCGGGTAGACGACGAGGGCACGGTCTACGTGCGGACGATGGTGGACGGTGTCGCGGGCGAGCGCGCGGTCGGGCAGTGGAAGGCGGGAGCCCCCGAGCAGGGCCTCGCGCTGTTCGTGCGGCGCTTCGAGCAGCTGGCCACGGAGGTGTCCCTGCTCGAGCAGCGCCTCAAGAGCGGCGCCGGGGACCCCGGTCAGGTCGCGTCGTCGGCGAAGCGCCTGAAGGCGACCCTGCCCGAGGCGTCCGCGGTCGGCGACCTCGCCGCCCTGGAGGCGCGCGTCGACGTGCTGCTCGCGGGCACCGCCGAGGCCGTCGAGAAGGCCAAGGAGGTGCGGGCCGAGGCCCGCGTCGCGGCGGTGGCGGCCAAGACCGCGCTCGCCGAGGAGGCCGAGAAGCTGGCCGGCTCGTCGGAGTGGAAGACCGCGGGCGAGCGGCTGCGCTCCTTCGGCGAGGAGTGGAAGAAGGTCACCGGCGTCGACCGCAAGACCGACGACGAGCTGTGGCAGCGGGTGGCCGCGGCGCGCAAGCGCTTCGCAGAGCGCCGCTCGACGCACTTCGGCGCGCTCGAGGAGCAGCGGACGGTCTCGCAGGGCCGCAAGGAGAAGCTCATCAAGGAGGCCGAGGGGCTGTCGACCTCGACCGAGTGGAAGGCCACGGCCGACCGGTTCAAGGCGCTCATGGGCGACTGGAAGGCCGCCGGCCGCGCGCCGCGCGAGGTCGAGGACGAGCTGTGGGGCCGGTTCAAGGCGGCCCAGGACGTCTTCTTCCAGGCCCGCAGCGCGAGCTTCGCGGAGCAGGACGAGGAGTTCCGCGGCAACCAGGCCGTCAAGGAGGCGATCCTCGCCGAGGCCGAGCAGATCGACGTCGCCAAGGGCCTCGACGCCGCGAAGAAGCAGCTGCGGGCCCTGCAGGACCGCTGGGAGTCCGCCGGCAAGGTCCCGCGTGACGTGATGCGCTCGCTCGAGGACCGGATGGCCGCGGTCGAGGAGAAGGTCCGCGGGGCGTCCGACGCCCGCTTCGTGCGGCCCGTCGAGTCGCCCTTCGCCGCGAAGCTGCGCGAGAAGGTCGAGGAGCTCGAGGTCAAGCTCGCCAAGGCCGTCGCGGCGGGCCGTCCCACCGACGAGCTCGAGCAGCAGCTCGCCACCCAGAAGGAGTGGCTGGTGCAGGCCGGCGGCTCGGTGACGGCAGCAGCCCCCGCGCCCGCGCAGGACGCCGCACCGAAGAAGGAGAAGGCCCGCACCACCGCGTGGGTGCGGGCCGACTAGCTCCTCGTCGTACTCCTAGAGGGTCGTGCGCAGGAAGTCCAGCGTGCGGCTCCAGGCGAGCGCGGCGTCGTCGGGGGAGTAGGTCCCGATGAGGTCCTCGTCGTTGTGGAACGCGTGCCCCGCGTCGTAGTAGAAGAACTCGACCTCGGCACCTGACTCGTCGCGGATCTGCTGCTCCTGGGCGCGCGCGGCGTCGGCGGGGTACATCTGGTCCTGGAGCGCGTAGTGGCCCTGGACGGCGGCGGTGATGCCGGCGAAGGACTGCGGGACGCCCGGTCCGACGCCGTAGAACGGCACCGCCACGCCGATCTTGTCGCCCTGCTGCGCGGCGAGCAGCAGCACGAAGCCGCCGCCCATGCAGAAGCCCACCGCACCGACGGTGTCGGAGGTGACCGCGTCGTGGCTGAGCAGGAAGTCGACCGCCCCGCCGAGGTCGCGGGCGGCCTCGTCGACGGGCAGCGTGACCAGCAGGTTCATGGCCTCGTCGGCGTCATGGGTCGTCGTGCCCCCGAACAGGTCGGGGGCGAGCGCGACGAAGCCCTCGGCCGCGAGCCGGTCGCAGACCGACGCGATGTGGTCGGTGAGGCCCCACCACTCCTGGATGACGATCACGCCCGGGCCGCTGCCTGACTCCGGCAGCGCGAGGTAGCCGTGGGCGGTGCCGCTCCCGCTCGGGAAGGTGGTGTTCTGCCGGGGGTTGTCGGGCATGTCGTGCCTCTCGTTCGGGTCAGGACCTCGATCCCACCACAGGTCGCTCAGACCAGCGCGTGGACGTTGCCCAGCTCCTCGAGCAGCGCCGCCGGGCCGCGCCGGAGGTACCACTCGAGCTCGTAGGTCTCGGCGAAGGTCGGGTCGTCGACCCAGGCCGGGTCGATCTGGGAGGTGTGCGCCAGCATCGCCGCGCGCTTGGCGTCGAGCTCGCCCGGCGTCGCCGCGACCGCAGTCGTGATCTCGGCGGTCACCCGGCCGTAGCGCCGGTCCGGCCGGGCCTCCCCGAGCACGTGCGGGCCGGCGAAGTGCAGGTGCTCGCGGTCGACGGTCGCGTCGTACGACGTGAGGCCGGCCAGTGAGGCGGCGTGGCGGACGAGCAGGTGGACGGCCACGTGGTCGGGGTGACCGTAGACACCGTCGGTGTCGTAGCCGACGAGGGCCTCGGCGGACTCGCGGCGCGCGAGCTCGGCCAGCGTGCGGGCGATGCCCGGCAGGTCGGAGCGCACGAGGGCCCGCGGGTCCTGCCCGGACTCCCAGCCGGCGAGGCCGGAGTCGCGCCGGCCGAGCAGGACGAGGCGGGCGACGCCGAGCAGCTCGGCGGCGGCTTCGAGCTCGCGGCGACGGGTCGCGGTGAGGTCGCGGGTCGGGGTGCGCGGGGTCCCGAGCTCCCCGCCGGTCGCGGTGACGAGCACGACGCGGGCGCCACGGTCGGCCAGGCGTCGCACGGTCGCGCCGGTGAAGATCGCCTCGTCGTCGGGGTGGGCGTGCACGACGATGACGCTGCGACCGGTGAGGTCGAGCGGGTCG from the Mycobacteriales bacterium genome contains:
- a CDS encoding DUF349 domain-containing protein encodes the protein MSEWGRVDDEGTVYVRTMVDGVAGERAVGQWKAGAPEQGLALFVRRFEQLATEVSLLEQRLKSGAGDPGQVASSAKRLKATLPEASAVGDLAALEARVDVLLAGTAEAVEKAKEVRAEARVAAVAAKTALAEEAEKLAGSSEWKTAGERLRSFGEEWKKVTGVDRKTDDELWQRVAAARKRFAERRSTHFGALEEQRTVSQGRKEKLIKEAEGLSTSTEWKATADRFKALMGDWKAAGRAPREVEDELWGRFKAAQDVFFQARSASFAEQDEEFRGNQAVKEAILAEAEQIDVAKGLDAAKKQLRALQDRWESAGKVPRDVMRSLEDRMAAVEEKVRGASDARFVRPVESPFAAKLREKVEELEVKLAKAVAAGRPTDELEQQLATQKEWLVQAGGSVTAAAPAPAQDAAPKKEKARTTAWVRAD
- a CDS encoding dienelactone hydrolase family protein, with product MQLELTVPGGTLPVTVRALEGPPRTAVIVVQEAFGVTDHIADVAGRLAAAGHLALAPHLFHRTGDPVLGYDDLPAIWPHFSALTAEGIAADLDACLAHLAGQGVGPAAVGVVGFCMGGTVALAEAARLPLGAAVTFYGGGVAEGRFGYPSLVELAPGLQTPWLGLYGDRDAGIPVEQVEALRAAAAPSPLPTEVVRYDADHGFHCDARPTAYDAAAAADGWARCLDWLKRHLRP
- a CDS encoding dienelactone hydrolase family protein; translated protein: MPDNPRQNTTFPSGSGTAHGYLALPESGSGPGVIVIQEWWGLTDHIASVCDRLAAEGFVALAPDLFGGTTTHDADEAMNLLVTLPVDEAARDLGGAVDFLLSHDAVTSDTVGAVGFCMGGGFVLLLAAQQGDKIGVAVPFYGVGPGVPQSFAGITAAVQGHYALQDQMYPADAARAQEQQIRDESGAEVEFFYYDAGHAFHNDEDLIGTYSPDDAALAWSRTLDFLRTTL
- a CDS encoding VOC family protein, producing the protein MELRWDAVTVDALDADRLAAFWADLLGVEVRGRWEQYVGLHPAAPGLPRLVFQQVATRTPGTPALHLDLHVTGPELLDAAVERAVGLGATLTGTVEQGGQQWRVLADPEGNPFCLVSD
- a CDS encoding DUF4192 domain-containing protein; translated protein: MTRSDSPPVLRLTDPGSIAAAVPVIAGYRPTQSLVVMSLRPPRKRLGLTMRADLEACVEDDGFVDYAVDAILRDGAMAAVLVVFSEDGAVDEELPWRDLVTATADALAAGGVDVMEQLCVRRDRWFSYSCLRSCCPLEGTPLPQGTSPLEAQAVLEGKVVLPDREALAATLVGAPPGSLVARLRAERLTALTEELIEEPPAAWEQRCVQVVASFRTMLAGLAPGAHPQVVPEDDVVLPVLAALVDRDLRDAVLATITDEELPVAIELLAALVRSSVPPWTVAPATMLAWCAWRRGGGALANLAAELALRIDPTCRLAAQVSLAMRYAVRPGPQLGVGATGPTGGLARRRDRRDAQRRADRGQRRAG
- a CDS encoding PIG-L deacetylase family protein, with translation MTLLLDTPLPPATDPLDLTGRSVIVVHAHPDDEAIFTGATVRRLADRGARVVLVTATGGELGTPRTPTRDLTATRRRELEAAAELLGVARLVLLGRRDSGLAGWESGQDPRALVRSDLPGIARTLAELARRESAEALVGYDTDGVYGHPDHVAVHLLVRHAASLAGLTSYDATVDREHLHFAGPHVLGEARPDRRYGRVTAEITTAVAATPGELDAKRAAMLAHTSQIDPAWVDDPTFAETYELEWYLRRGPAALLEELGNVHALV
- a CDS encoding Ig-like domain-containing protein is translated as MSTSPVTPDPVTRTVLPSTVPRRVPRRALALLLGVAVVAGGSTFATLTRGTSADAVPAVAGAPATVPVLTANGARPDGRVQWSAPLSVVAASGTLVAVTAAEPDGTPVEGALTPDGTWTSASTLLPGSAYSVTAVARDSAGRPHSSTLKVRTTPAAKVLHARVSPGDGAVVGIGMPVIVRLDLPVEDTAARALVEQRLGLKTEPPVEGSWRWMSDTEVHYRGASYWEPGTVITAAADMRRLQLPGGTWGSGYRRTQFTVGAATVSTVDVAAKTMTVTRDGTVLRVLKASMGKPGYDTRGGTHIVLEKFVDKVMDAATLGTPRDSADYYRTAVKHAVRITNSGTFTHGAPWSVKSQGVANVSHGCINLSPADAKWFHDLSRRGDLVTVVNAVAKPRLWDAGTAEWNMSYAEWKSGSALA
- a CDS encoding DUF3352 domain-containing protein, translated to MTAPDLLGDVLPAHAPRRRAGTATIAAIGVSAALVMGTGAFAAASLSGGGPQPEDVLPAGAIGFVKLDLDPSATQKERVYGLTTRFPLAAKELRSADTLREDLLRLAFDDSGTELDYDTDVAPWIGDRVGVAFLAADGDEPDVVVAVAHTDAGKARTALAKAAEEEDLAFTVLDDYALLGEDQAVVDAAAGAEDHLADDEGFTEAVDALDGDQVALAWADLGRVWDALPADLREQAEDGLDPTGQVVVGVHALDDAIEVVGRTLGVKSNLPDDDGDGSPGTGLAGQLPAQAIAALAAAGLDQSVEQAYDAFVTGAETVVPDLEAQAAELGLTLPDDITTVLGDEAGIAVWGDQKAPEVLARTRTDDAKGAREVIARVLDATGTGQDVDDVVQSLDDGIAIGTPGGLDALNGKGLRDRAEFTAAAPDAQDAAFVLWVSIQDALELTGLDEPDAEPLDALGLTVSARSGGDVELRLRVTLR